From a single Pseudomonas serboccidentalis genomic region:
- a CDS encoding ABC transporter substrate-binding protein — protein sequence MLKFFHLSLLLLGTVFGPVARAESVLFLNPGTTQEAFWVSYSQFMQAAARDLGVDLQILYAQRQPELTVAQARVALQGPHRPDYLVFVNEQYIAPQILRLAEGSGVKLFMVNAVLTADQQALVGERPDRIGSLVPNDEEGGYLMMKELIRLHPAVARGEQIEVLAFSGLKITPSAQLRERGMQRALAEHPQVRLRQLVYSGWTQQRAYEQARQLLSRYPKVSLVWSANDEMAFGAMRAFAEAGKVPGKDVLFSAVNTSPEALQAVVDGRLSALVGGHFTLGGWALVELHDYDQGVDLARYGGRDRQLPLLQLIDRNQARQMLAMGSSLGYGVNFRKLSAKGRPATYRYPFFLQTLMH from the coding sequence GACCCGTGGCACGGGCGGAGTCGGTGCTGTTCCTCAATCCGGGTACCACTCAGGAAGCCTTCTGGGTCAGTTACTCGCAATTCATGCAAGCGGCGGCTCGGGACCTGGGTGTCGATTTGCAGATTCTGTATGCCCAGCGCCAGCCCGAACTCACCGTGGCTCAGGCGCGAGTCGCCCTGCAAGGGCCGCATCGTCCCGATTACCTGGTGTTCGTCAACGAACAGTACATTGCGCCCCAGATCCTGCGGCTGGCCGAAGGCAGCGGGGTCAAGCTGTTCATGGTCAACGCAGTGCTGACCGCTGATCAGCAGGCGCTGGTCGGGGAGCGGCCCGATCGTATCGGCAGTCTGGTGCCCAACGACGAGGAGGGCGGCTACCTGATGATGAAGGAGCTGATTCGCCTGCATCCTGCGGTGGCGCGAGGCGAGCAGATCGAGGTACTGGCGTTCTCCGGCCTGAAAATCACGCCGTCGGCGCAGCTGCGCGAACGCGGCATGCAGCGAGCCTTGGCCGAACATCCTCAGGTGCGACTGCGGCAACTGGTCTACAGCGGCTGGACACAGCAGCGCGCCTACGAACAGGCGCGGCAACTGCTCAGCCGATACCCGAAGGTGTCGCTGGTGTGGTCGGCCAATGATGAAATGGCGTTCGGCGCGATGCGCGCGTTTGCCGAAGCGGGCAAGGTCCCGGGCAAGGATGTGTTGTTCAGTGCGGTCAACACCTCGCCCGAGGCGCTGCAGGCGGTGGTCGATGGACGCCTGAGCGCGCTGGTGGGCGGCCACTTCACCCTTGGCGGCTGGGCGCTGGTGGAATTGCACGACTACGATCAGGGCGTCGATCTGGCCCGGTATGGCGGACGTGATCGCCAGTTGCCGCTGTTGCAACTGATCGACAGGAATCAGGCCCGGCAGATGCTCGCCATGGGCTCGTCGCTCGGTTATGGCGTGAATTTTCGCAAACTGTCAGCCAAGGGCCGTCCGGCCACGTATCGCTACCCGTTCTTCCTGCAGACCCTGATGCACTGA
- a CDS encoding DUF2970 domain-containing protein, with translation MDDPVDNKPPSFWQMLHSVLAAAFGVQSGKNRARDFTHGKPSHFVILGIGFTAVFALTLFAIVKLVLHFAGV, from the coding sequence ATGGACGATCCAGTCGACAACAAACCGCCGAGCTTCTGGCAGATGCTGCACAGCGTGTTGGCGGCGGCGTTCGGGGTGCAGAGCGGAAAGAATCGGGCAAGGGACTTCACGCATGGCAAGCCCAGCCACTTTGTGATTCTGGGGATCGGGTTCACCGCCGTGTTTGCCCTGACACTGTTTGCCATCGTCAAACTGGTGCTGCATTTCGCCGGCGTCTGA